The following are encoded in a window of Nibricoccus aquaticus genomic DNA:
- a CDS encoding SRPBCC family protein — MSSQNSATKSDHYTPTDRDLVLTRIIDAPREKLYAAWTQPELLQQWFAPLPYTTPVAELDVRAGGSSLIVMRGPDGVDMPNHGVYLEVIPNERIVATDAFTKAWEPSQKPFMTIVLTFEEAGPGKTKYTALVRHWSIADKEAHEKMGFHQGWGVCADQLTALVTKK; from the coding sequence ATGAGCTCTCAAAATAGCGCCACGAAATCTGACCATTATACACCGACTGATCGCGACCTTGTTCTTACGCGCATCATCGATGCTCCGCGCGAGAAATTATACGCGGCGTGGACTCAGCCAGAACTCCTCCAGCAGTGGTTCGCGCCGCTGCCGTACACGACGCCGGTCGCAGAACTGGATGTGCGTGCGGGCGGTTCGAGCCTGATCGTGATGCGCGGGCCGGATGGCGTGGATATGCCGAATCACGGCGTGTATCTCGAAGTCATTCCCAACGAGCGGATCGTTGCGACGGACGCGTTCACGAAAGCGTGGGAACCGTCGCAGAAGCCATTTATGACAATCGTCCTCACCTTCGAGGAAGCTGGACCGGGTAAGACGAAATACACGGCGCTCGTGAGACACTGGTCGATCGCCGACAAGGAGGCGCATGAGAAAATGGGGTTTCATCAAGGCTGGGGAGTGTGCGCGGATCAACTCACGGCGCTCGTGACGAAAAAGTGA
- a CDS encoding CPBP family intramembrane glutamic endopeptidase, which yields MSSGPENSDEPTDEALPSPGLQSPLAPLTADSAVTQEPAPPVALPAPAITPPAPVDRYIANRERIEREFHEVRRIVLFYGAILTPILILLGWCFHRKNSDTLTAELVLGSIAYSVIAFFVVCWRHELRGLFTWPRTAGARIWIITAVTPLLTLTCITLARHAIAQIGWPIEPVLSPAHIARWPIAAFYLWIGLCPALFEEIAFRGLLLAKLKRLMTPIQAIWVTTLLFGIIHFDILAMAIFLIPLAWIAGWLTHRTGSLWPAMIIHFVHNAGVLTLELLR from the coding sequence ATGTCATCTGGCCCGGAAAACTCCGACGAGCCAACGGATGAAGCGCTGCCATCTCCCGGCCTGCAGTCTCCCCTCGCGCCCCTCACCGCCGACTCTGCGGTGACCCAGGAACCCGCCCCTCCCGTCGCACTCCCCGCGCCCGCGATCACCCCGCCCGCCCCCGTCGATCGCTACATCGCCAACCGCGAACGCATCGAACGCGAGTTCCATGAAGTCCGCCGCATCGTCCTTTTCTACGGCGCCATCCTCACACCGATCCTGATTCTTCTGGGCTGGTGTTTTCATCGCAAAAACTCCGACACCCTCACCGCCGAACTCGTGCTCGGCTCCATCGCGTACAGCGTCATCGCCTTCTTCGTCGTGTGCTGGCGACACGAACTGCGCGGTCTCTTCACCTGGCCTCGCACCGCCGGTGCGCGCATCTGGATAATCACTGCGGTCACTCCGCTTCTCACACTCACCTGCATCACGCTCGCCCGTCACGCCATCGCACAAATCGGCTGGCCCATAGAGCCCGTGCTCAGTCCCGCGCACATCGCCCGCTGGCCCATCGCCGCCTTTTATCTCTGGATCGGCCTCTGTCCCGCCCTCTTTGAAGAAATCGCCTTCCGCGGACTGCTGCTCGCAAAACTCAAACGCCTCATGACGCCCATTCAGGCGATCTGGGTCACCACACTCCTCTTCGGCATCATCCACTTCGACATCCTCGCGATGGCGATATTTCTCATCCCGCTCGCCTGGATCGCCGGCTGGCTCACCCACCGCACCGGCTCACTGTGGCCCGCGATGATCATCCACTTCGTTCACAACGCCGGCGTCCTCACCCTGGAGTTGCTCCGCTGA
- a CDS encoding YkgJ family cysteine cluster protein: MQRTPLTSADNINKFSHERSPENVPTVCVRSINIHDDLPDCAGCGRCCHLVVELRPGDLVPEELVVTHDGARCMDQHSDGACVALHPVTRLCTIYETRPQTCRDFNRGESLCRQILGRPSLVG, encoded by the coding sequence CTGCAACGAACGCCCCTGACTTCAGCGGACAACATCAACAAATTTTCCCACGAAAGATCGCCAGAGAATGTCCCCACTGTCTGCGTTCGAAGTATCAACATCCACGACGATCTCCCTGACTGCGCCGGCTGCGGCCGCTGCTGCCACCTCGTGGTCGAGCTCCGCCCCGGCGATCTCGTCCCCGAAGAACTCGTCGTCACCCACGACGGCGCCCGCTGCATGGATCAACACAGCGACGGTGCCTGCGTCGCCCTCCATCCCGTCACCCGTCTCTGCACGATCTACGAAACGCGCCCGCAAACCTGCCGTGATTTCAACCGCGGCGAATCCCTCTGCCGCCAGATCCTCGGACGCCCCTCACTCGTCGGATAA
- a CDS encoding ATP-binding protein: MLRLFAPLLARLDFAYRGRSLFILQKARLLAAITLIVLAFLPLNVAKVLWTQPPELLPRIAVNLLVGMAGLICLWFLFKGSVERAGNGLALAAVLVMNGMVFGIGAKTVVPLEPLALGIQLFAFDVVFLLFAVVFASRWVAVAVFGLIMAGQAGFYFFLLPKAPFDPEVQFAARTLLRDGLIVLALLFGLGITLIRMIATAHLRSEAALRESRSVNENLERLVAERTRALEAASRKAEDASRSKSEFLANMSHEIRTPLNGIIASADLMARRGDLPAEVNEQVRIVGESGDLLLRLLGDILDFSKIEAGQVVLEKHAFEVGTTVADTVSLMSHRAVAGAVEIGMTIEDGLARTFFEADSHRLRQVLLNLLSNAVKFTPAGGRVDVAVTGAAKAGEAGMTALRFEVRDTGIGMDEAATAKIFERFTQADSSTTRRFGGTGLGLAISYRLVEMMGGRLEVVSVPGKGSVFSFTLTLRATQAPAMAPVVAIDFQGSLKLRVLVAEDNAVNRKILGTQLDQLGCSYAMVFDGAAALDALQREALPDVILMDCHMPKLDGWETTRRLRTWKTSDQPMQRKAAALPIIALTASAYPEERARCFDSGMNGFVAKPVKLAELQAALSVFAQSGALTR; the protein is encoded by the coding sequence ATGCTTCGACTCTTCGCACCTTTGCTGGCCCGACTGGATTTCGCCTATCGGGGGCGCTCGCTTTTTATCCTGCAGAAGGCGCGGCTGCTGGCTGCGATCACGCTGATCGTCCTGGCGTTTCTGCCGCTCAATGTGGCGAAGGTGTTGTGGACGCAGCCGCCGGAGCTGCTGCCGCGCATCGCGGTGAATCTGCTGGTGGGGATGGCGGGGCTGATCTGCCTGTGGTTTTTGTTCAAGGGGAGCGTGGAGCGGGCGGGCAACGGGCTGGCGCTGGCGGCGGTGCTGGTGATGAACGGGATGGTTTTTGGCATTGGCGCTAAGACGGTGGTGCCTTTGGAGCCGCTGGCGCTGGGCATCCAGCTGTTCGCTTTTGACGTGGTGTTTTTGTTGTTCGCGGTGGTGTTTGCCTCGCGCTGGGTGGCGGTGGCGGTGTTCGGACTGATCATGGCGGGGCAGGCGGGGTTTTATTTTTTCCTGCTGCCTAAGGCGCCGTTCGATCCGGAGGTGCAGTTCGCGGCGCGGACGTTGTTGCGCGATGGGCTGATCGTGCTGGCGCTGCTTTTCGGTCTCGGGATCACGTTGATCCGGATGATCGCCACGGCGCATCTGCGGAGTGAGGCGGCGCTGCGGGAGTCGCGCAGTGTTAATGAAAATCTGGAGCGGCTGGTGGCGGAGCGGACGCGCGCGCTGGAGGCGGCGAGTCGCAAGGCGGAGGATGCGTCGAGGTCGAAGAGCGAATTTCTGGCGAACATGAGCCACGAGATCCGGACGCCGTTAAACGGAATCATCGCGTCGGCGGATTTGATGGCGCGGCGTGGCGATCTGCCGGCGGAGGTGAATGAGCAGGTGCGGATCGTGGGTGAGTCGGGCGATCTGTTGCTGCGGCTGCTCGGGGATATTTTGGATTTCTCCAAGATCGAGGCGGGACAGGTGGTGCTGGAGAAGCACGCTTTTGAAGTGGGCACGACGGTGGCCGACACGGTATCGTTGATGAGCCATCGCGCGGTGGCGGGAGCGGTGGAAATCGGCATGACGATCGAGGACGGACTGGCACGGACGTTTTTCGAGGCGGACAGCCACCGGTTACGGCAGGTGCTGCTGAATCTTTTGTCGAACGCGGTGAAGTTCACGCCGGCGGGCGGGCGGGTGGATGTGGCGGTGACGGGCGCGGCGAAAGCGGGCGAGGCGGGGATGACGGCGTTGCGGTTCGAGGTGCGCGACACGGGGATCGGTATGGACGAAGCGGCGACAGCGAAGATTTTCGAGCGGTTCACGCAGGCGGATTCGTCCACGACGCGGCGTTTCGGCGGCACGGGGCTGGGGCTGGCGATCAGCTACCGGCTCGTGGAGATGATGGGCGGGCGGCTGGAGGTGGTGAGTGTGCCGGGGAAGGGCTCGGTGTTTTCATTCACGCTGACGCTGCGCGCGACGCAGGCACCGGCGATGGCTCCGGTGGTGGCGATTGATTTTCAAGGGTCGCTGAAACTGCGCGTGCTGGTGGCGGAGGATAACGCGGTGAACCGGAAAATCCTGGGTACGCAGCTGGATCAGCTGGGATGTTCGTACGCGATGGTTTTCGATGGGGCGGCGGCGCTGGATGCGCTTCAGCGGGAGGCGTTGCCCGATGTGATTTTGATGGATTGCCACATGCCGAAGCTCGACGGATGGGAGACGACGCGGCGGCTGCGGACGTGGAAGACATCCGATCAGCCGATGCAGCGGAAGGCGGCGGCGCTGCCGATCATCGCGCTGACGGCGTCGGCTTATCCGGAGGAGCGGGCGCGGTGTTTTGATTCAGGCATGAACGGTTTCGTGGCGAAGCCGGTGAAGCTGGCGGAACTGCAGGCGGCGCTGAGCGTGTTTGCGCAGAGCGGGGCGTTGACTCGATAA
- a CDS encoding nuclear transport factor 2 family protein translates to MKYEQAQTELYAADVVSIEPYASPHFAKETKGLPAIIEKGRKFMGMIETMHQYAVSEPVVAGSSFACTMRMDVTMKGVGRMDMTELCVYEVKDGKIVSEQFHV, encoded by the coding sequence ATGAAGTACGAACAGGCGCAGACGGAGCTCTACGCGGCGGACGTGGTGAGCATTGAGCCGTACGCGTCGCCACACTTTGCGAAGGAAACGAAGGGGCTGCCGGCAATCATCGAGAAAGGGCGGAAGTTTATGGGGATGATCGAGACGATGCATCAGTACGCGGTGTCGGAGCCGGTGGTGGCGGGCAGCTCGTTTGCCTGCACGATGCGCATGGATGTCACGATGAAGGGCGTGGGGCGCATGGATATGACCGAGCTATGCGTGTACGAGGTGAAGGACGGGAAGATCGTGTCGGAGCAGTTTCACGTGTGA
- a CDS encoding polysaccharide lyase, whose amino-acid sequence MKTLRTLTSAATVVSGVLLTGSDAFAQGYPRIDPAVQKITDERVAAEKKRSDELFAKQLPEIEAWAAKGKPYLPGAAEAGDLPQAKIPAFPGAEGGGMYSFGGRGGKVLVVTNLNDSGPGSFREACEAAGPRVVVFNVAGIIQLKNRIVIRAPYITISGATAPGDGVCIAGNTVELESHDIIIRHMRFRRGATDATERNDSIGGNPVGNVMIDHVSASWGLDENMSMYRHMYQPPEGGKELKLPTVNISIQHSIFSEALNTYHHAFGSTIGGRNSTFHHNLWASNTGRNPSVGMDGDFTFVNNVVFNYRHRTVDGGDHRSRFNIINNYFKPGPGTPDTAIAYRLLKPESERSKTVVDNFGKAYVDGNVVEGHDRVTRNNWDGGVQPDSQAAVQAVLPKIRVEEPFKHAALTIQTAREAYEEVLKNAGATLPVRDAVDERVVKMVKTGKVAKATITPESKTKAAAVRYDQKWIDEMEEMVTKGYITDPSEVGGYPKYSGKPYKDTDGDGLPDSWEKKYDLDPKNAADAVLDLNGDGYTNIEEFINGTNPEAKAKS is encoded by the coding sequence ATGAAAACCCTCCGCACTCTTACTTCTGCCGCGACCGTCGTGTCGGGCGTGTTGCTCACCGGCTCCGATGCGTTCGCGCAGGGTTACCCGCGGATCGATCCGGCGGTGCAGAAGATCACCGATGAGCGCGTGGCGGCGGAGAAGAAGCGCTCGGACGAACTCTTCGCGAAGCAGCTGCCGGAGATCGAGGCGTGGGCGGCGAAGGGGAAACCTTATCTGCCGGGCGCGGCGGAGGCGGGCGATCTTCCGCAGGCGAAGATCCCGGCGTTTCCGGGAGCGGAAGGCGGCGGGATGTATTCGTTTGGCGGACGTGGCGGAAAGGTGCTGGTGGTGACTAATCTAAACGACAGCGGGCCGGGGAGTTTTCGCGAAGCGTGCGAGGCGGCGGGGCCGCGCGTGGTGGTTTTCAACGTGGCGGGCATCATCCAGCTGAAGAACCGTATCGTGATCCGCGCGCCGTACATCACGATCTCGGGCGCGACGGCACCGGGCGATGGCGTGTGCATCGCGGGCAACACGGTGGAGCTGGAGTCGCACGACATCATCATCCGCCACATGCGTTTTCGCCGCGGTGCTACGGATGCGACGGAGCGCAACGACTCGATCGGTGGCAATCCGGTGGGCAACGTGATGATCGATCACGTCTCGGCTTCGTGGGGACTCGACGAAAATATGTCGATGTACCGCCACATGTACCAGCCGCCGGAGGGCGGGAAGGAGCTGAAGCTGCCGACGGTGAACATCAGCATCCAGCACTCGATTTTCTCGGAGGCGCTGAACACGTATCACCACGCGTTTGGCTCCACGATCGGCGGGCGCAACAGCACGTTTCATCACAATCTCTGGGCCTCGAACACGGGGCGGAATCCGAGCGTCGGCATGGACGGGGATTTCACGTTCGTGAACAACGTGGTCTTTAATTACCGGCATCGCACGGTGGACGGCGGCGATCACCGGAGTCGTTTCAATATCATTAATAATTACTTCAAGCCGGGCCCGGGCACGCCGGACACGGCGATCGCGTACCGGTTGTTGAAGCCGGAGAGCGAACGGTCGAAGACGGTGGTGGATAATTTCGGCAAGGCGTACGTGGACGGAAACGTGGTCGAAGGGCATGACCGCGTGACGAGGAATAACTGGGATGGTGGTGTGCAGCCGGATTCACAGGCGGCGGTGCAGGCGGTGCTGCCGAAGATCCGCGTGGAGGAGCCGTTCAAGCACGCGGCGCTGACGATCCAGACAGCGCGCGAAGCGTATGAAGAGGTCTTGAAAAACGCGGGTGCGACGCTGCCGGTGCGCGACGCAGTGGACGAGCGTGTCGTGAAGATGGTGAAGACGGGGAAAGTCGCGAAGGCGACGATCACGCCGGAGTCGAAGACGAAGGCAGCGGCGGTACGCTACGATCAGAAGTGGATCGACGAGATGGAGGAGATGGTGACGAAGGGCTACATCACCGATCCATCGGAAGTGGGCGGTTATCCGAAGTATTCGGGCAAGCCGTACAAGGACACGGATGGCGACGGTCTGCCGGACAGCTGGGAGAAGAAGTACGATCTCGATCCGAAGAACGCGGCGGATGCGGTGCTGGATCTGAACGGGGACGGCTACACGAATATCGAGGAGTTTATCAACGGGACGAATCCGGAGGCGAAAGCGAAGAGCTGA
- a CDS encoding YciI family protein gives MATTNTPFPLAAAYLLLFRNAGPETHAHLTAEQQRVLAKQWNDWYDGLAREGKVEHGRPLGLGGRVVSGAKGERVIDGPYAEGKEIVGGYIFLRVADLDEATEIAKKCPGLAQGLTVEVRPMAEVSPVLADVRGRPPV, from the coding sequence ATGGCCACTACGAACACCCCGTTTCCCCTCGCTGCTGCGTACCTGTTGCTCTTTCGGAATGCGGGACCGGAGACGCATGCGCACCTGACGGCGGAGCAGCAGAGGGTTTTGGCGAAACAATGGAACGATTGGTACGACGGGCTGGCGCGCGAGGGGAAGGTGGAGCATGGACGGCCGCTCGGACTGGGCGGGCGCGTGGTGTCGGGCGCGAAGGGCGAGCGGGTGATCGACGGGCCTTATGCGGAGGGGAAGGAGATCGTCGGCGGGTATATTTTTCTGCGGGTGGCAGATCTCGATGAGGCCACGGAGATCGCCAAGAAGTGTCCTGGCCTCGCGCAGGGGTTGACGGTCGAAGTGCGGCCGATGGCGGAGGTGAGTCCGGTGCTGGCGGATGTTCGAGGGCGGCCGCCGGTGTGA
- a CDS encoding zinc ribbon domain-containing protein YjdM: MSKPACPACTLDDVLEHPAHWECATCGNEWPKDAAPEAARVVKDAHGTPLADGDTVVLIKDLKLRSGSGVLKGGTKAKNIRLVDGDHEIDCKIDGIGMALKACFVKKA; encoded by the coding sequence ATGTCCAAACCCGCCTGCCCAGCCTGCACCCTCGACGACGTCCTTGAACATCCCGCCCACTGGGAATGCGCCACGTGCGGAAACGAATGGCCCAAAGACGCCGCCCCCGAAGCCGCCCGCGTCGTGAAAGACGCGCACGGCACGCCCCTCGCCGATGGCGACACCGTCGTCCTCATCAAAGACCTCAAACTCCGCAGCGGCTCCGGTGTTCTCAAAGGCGGCACAAAAGCCAAAAACATCCGCCTCGTCGACGGTGACCACGAGATCGACTGCAAGATCGACGGCATCGGCATGGCGCTCAAAGCCTGCTTCGTGAAAAAAGCCTGA
- a CDS encoding fatty acid desaturase family protein, which produces MKTGVELILATKQFAKDDATRSWWYLLSTGFLLAAALALTLLPVHLAARLTGSVLAGLLLLRLFVIYHDQQHHAILPRSRVAEFLMQIFGILALSPSSIWRASHNHHHHHNSKLRGSHIGSYPIMTKEQFKQSSTGKRFGYLFVRHPLTILFGYVFMFLFGMCLNPFLNHPRKHFDCLVALIIHFAISTALVIYGGWATLLITQTLPHFITYAIGSYFFYAQHNFPGVSFSDRDGWTYEKAALESSSYMRMGPLMQWFSANIGFHHIHHLNDHIPFYRLPEVIRAMPELQNPKVTSLHPADIIRCLRLKVWCVETQSMVSLRNV; this is translated from the coding sequence ATGAAAACAGGCGTAGAACTCATCCTGGCCACCAAACAATTCGCCAAGGACGACGCCACCCGCAGCTGGTGGTATCTGCTCTCCACCGGCTTCCTACTCGCCGCCGCCCTCGCGCTCACCTTGCTCCCCGTCCACCTCGCCGCCCGCCTCACCGGCAGCGTCCTCGCCGGCCTGCTCCTGCTCCGCCTGTTCGTGATTTACCACGACCAGCAGCACCACGCCATCCTCCCTCGCTCCCGCGTAGCCGAGTTCCTGATGCAGATCTTCGGGATTCTCGCCCTCAGCCCGAGCAGTATCTGGCGCGCCTCCCACAACCATCACCACCACCACAATTCCAAGCTCCGCGGTTCCCACATCGGCTCATACCCGATCATGACCAAAGAGCAGTTCAAACAAAGCTCCACCGGCAAACGCTTCGGCTACCTCTTCGTCCGCCACCCGCTCACCATCCTCTTTGGCTACGTGTTCATGTTCCTCTTCGGCATGTGCCTCAACCCGTTCCTCAATCACCCCCGCAAACACTTCGACTGCCTCGTCGCACTCATCATCCATTTCGCCATCAGCACCGCCCTCGTGATCTACGGCGGCTGGGCCACCTTGCTGATCACCCAGACCCTCCCGCACTTCATCACCTACGCCATCGGCTCCTACTTCTTCTACGCCCAGCATAACTTCCCCGGCGTCTCCTTCAGCGACCGCGACGGCTGGACCTACGAAAAAGCCGCCCTCGAATCCTCCAGCTACATGCGCATGGGTCCGCTCATGCAGTGGTTCAGCGCCAACATCGGCTTCCACCACATCCACCATCTCAACGACCACATCCCCTTCTACCGTCTTCCCGAGGTGATCCGCGCCATGCCCGAGCTGCAAAACCCCAAAGTCACCTCGCTGCACCCCGCCGACATCATCCGCTGCCTCCGCCTCAAAGTCTGGTGCGTTGAAACCCAAAGCATGGTCAGCCTGCGCAACGTCTAG
- a CDS encoding glycoside hydrolase family 28 protein: MKLPLTLLPALRLLPWFVATAAFTASSASAAPVTIKSPTGDWAMADEIVQKIQLPQIPQRDFLITDFGAKEGLTHDSRPAILAAIAKASAEGGGRVILPKGSWLSNGPIHLKSKIDFHVAEGATLLFGPEPKDYLPAVLTRWEGTELYSYSPLIYAFEVHDVAITGKGVIDGNKQSVFNTWIGERQHADMNALRKMGVDGTPAAKRVFAEGTYLRPPLIQFFRAERILLTDFTQHNSPFWINHLVYTDHATIRGLKIDSHQHNNDGVDVDSSRFVLIENCHFRTGDDSVVVKSGRDRDGREVGKPSEYVVIRNNDMGGEDGIALGSEMSGDVRHVFFDNNILRKGLSAIRFKANLDRGGVVEHIRVRNMTVESFDTLFWFQLNYPGLLGGGHPSTYRDIVFENLTVERAGTIFDGSAPAESPLKGVVLRNIAIKEAGKTFILENVEDLKLENVTVAGKPLQLPAK, encoded by the coding sequence ATGAAACTCCCTCTCACACTCCTGCCCGCCCTCCGACTGCTCCCTTGGTTCGTCGCGACCGCCGCGTTCACCGCCTCCTCCGCGTCCGCCGCCCCCGTGACAATCAAGAGCCCCACCGGCGACTGGGCCATGGCCGATGAGATCGTCCAAAAAATCCAGCTCCCGCAAATCCCCCAGCGCGACTTCCTCATCACCGACTTCGGCGCCAAGGAAGGTCTCACGCACGATTCACGCCCCGCCATCCTCGCCGCTATCGCCAAAGCCTCCGCCGAGGGTGGCGGCCGCGTCATCCTCCCGAAAGGCTCCTGGCTCAGCAACGGCCCCATCCACCTGAAGAGCAAAATCGACTTCCACGTCGCCGAGGGCGCCACGCTCCTCTTCGGCCCCGAGCCCAAAGACTATCTCCCCGCCGTCCTCACCCGCTGGGAAGGCACCGAGCTCTACAGCTACTCCCCGCTCATCTACGCCTTCGAGGTCCACGACGTCGCCATCACCGGCAAGGGCGTTATCGACGGTAACAAGCAGAGCGTATTCAACACCTGGATCGGCGAACGCCAGCACGCCGACATGAACGCCCTCCGCAAGATGGGCGTCGACGGCACCCCCGCCGCCAAGCGCGTCTTCGCCGAAGGCACCTACCTCCGCCCGCCCCTCATCCAGTTCTTCCGCGCCGAGCGAATCCTCCTAACCGACTTCACCCAGCATAACTCGCCGTTCTGGATAAACCACCTGGTTTACACCGATCACGCCACCATCCGCGGCCTCAAGATCGACAGTCACCAGCACAACAACGACGGCGTGGACGTCGATTCCTCCCGCTTCGTTCTGATCGAGAACTGCCACTTCCGCACCGGCGACGATTCCGTCGTCGTCAAATCCGGCCGCGACCGCGATGGCCGCGAGGTCGGCAAGCCCAGCGAGTACGTCGTCATCCGCAACAACGACATGGGCGGCGAAGACGGCATCGCCCTCGGCAGCGAGATGTCCGGCGACGTCCGCCACGTCTTCTTCGACAACAACATCCTTCGCAAAGGACTCTCCGCGATCCGCTTCAAGGCCAACCTCGACCGCGGTGGCGTCGTCGAACACATCCGCGTCCGCAACATGACCGTCGAATCCTTCGACACTCTGTTCTGGTTCCAGCTCAACTACCCCGGCCTCCTCGGTGGCGGCCACCCGTCCACTTACCGCGACATCGTCTTCGAAAACCTCACCGTCGAACGCGCCGGCACCATCTTCGACGGCTCCGCCCCCGCCGAGTCCCCGCTCAAAGGCGTCGTCCTCCGCAACATCGCGATCAAAGAAGCCGGCAAAACCTTCATCCTCGAAAATGTCGAAGACCTGAAACTCGAAAACGTCACCGTCGCCGGAAAGCCCCTACAGCTCCCCGCAAAATAA
- the lpxD gene encoding UDP-3-O-(3-hydroxymyristoyl)glucosamine N-acyltransferase has translation MQITTADLARHLGGELIGNGDATLTGFASADNARPGDLTFAEKEAYFAAAEASAATAILISGAFTSATKVLIRVPDARVAAAKALPLFFPADSFAPGIDSTARIAASAQIDPSAHIGPGCVIGENVIIGARTVLMGGNHVARDSRIGDDTRLSPHVVLYARTELGHRVSIHAGTVIGSDGYGYVFNQGKHVKILQVGHVIIHNDVEIGANAAIDRGALGPTIIGEGTKIDNLVHVAHNVVIGKHCLIMGQVGFAGSTHLGDYAVVASQSGIAGHLKIGRQAIIGAKSGVMRDVADKETVLGIPAAPDKQAKRQWIAVQRLPELMLRVRELEKQLATLAPSSAPKPSA, from the coding sequence ATGCAAATCACCACGGCCGATCTGGCCAGACACCTCGGCGGCGAACTCATCGGCAACGGCGACGCGACCCTCACGGGCTTCGCCTCCGCCGATAACGCCAGACCCGGCGATCTCACCTTCGCGGAAAAAGAAGCCTACTTCGCCGCCGCCGAAGCCAGCGCCGCCACCGCCATCCTCATCTCCGGCGCATTCACCTCCGCCACCAAAGTCCTCATCCGCGTCCCCGACGCCCGCGTCGCCGCCGCCAAAGCCCTCCCGCTCTTTTTCCCCGCCGACTCTTTCGCCCCCGGCATCGACTCCACCGCCCGCATCGCCGCCTCCGCCCAGATCGATCCCTCCGCCCACATCGGCCCCGGCTGCGTGATCGGCGAAAACGTCATCATCGGCGCCCGCACCGTCCTCATGGGCGGCAATCACGTTGCCCGCGATTCCCGCATCGGCGACGACACCCGCCTCTCGCCCCACGTCGTCCTCTACGCCCGCACCGAGCTCGGCCACCGCGTCTCCATCCACGCCGGCACCGTCATTGGGTCCGACGGTTACGGATACGTCTTCAATCAGGGCAAACACGTCAAAATTCTTCAGGTCGGCCACGTCATCATCCACAACGACGTCGAGATCGGCGCCAACGCCGCCATCGACCGCGGCGCGCTCGGCCCCACCATCATCGGCGAGGGCACCAAGATCGATAACCTCGTCCACGTCGCCCACAACGTCGTGATCGGCAAACACTGCCTCATCATGGGCCAGGTCGGCTTCGCCGGCAGCACCCACCTCGGCGACTACGCCGTCGTCGCCTCCCAATCCGGCATCGCCGGCCACCTTAAGATCGGCCGCCAGGCCATCATCGGCGCCAAGTCCGGCGTCATGCGCGACGTCGCCGATAAAGAAACCGTCCTCGGCATCCCCGCCGCTCCCGACAAACAGGCCAAGCGCCAGTGGATCGCCGTCCAGCGCCTCCCCGAGCTCATGCTCCGCGTCCGCGAATTGGAAAAACAACTCGCCACACTCGCGCCCTCGTCCGCGCCCAAGCCCTCCGCCTGA
- a CDS encoding VOC family protein — translation MSTTTSPDSSKPLGKPAAKPIPDGMHTVTPHLVCDGAATAIGFYIKAFNATELMRVPGPDGKLIHAAVKIGDSTVMLVDAFPEWGSHDPKALKGSPVTIHLSVPNVDEVFARAVAAGCKVMMPLDDMFWGDRYGSVVDPFGHNWSIATHIRDLTPEEIVQSMAAQNPCPEAGK, via the coding sequence ATGAGCACCACCACATCACCCGATTCCTCAAAACCTCTCGGTAAACCCGCCGCCAAACCCATCCCCGACGGCATGCACACCGTCACTCCTCATCTCGTCTGCGATGGAGCCGCCACTGCGATCGGATTCTACATAAAAGCCTTCAACGCCACCGAGCTCATGCGCGTCCCCGGCCCCGATGGAAAACTCATCCACGCCGCCGTCAAAATCGGCGACTCCACCGTCATGCTTGTCGACGCCTTTCCTGAGTGGGGCTCCCACGACCCCAAGGCCCTCAAAGGCTCCCCCGTCACCATTCACCTCTCCGTCCCCAACGTCGATGAGGTCTTCGCACGCGCCGTCGCCGCCGGGTGCAAAGTCATGATGCCGCTCGACGACATGTTTTGGGGCGACCGTTACGGCTCGGTCGTCGATCCCTTCGGCCACAACTGGTCAATCGCGACGCATATTCGCGATCTTACTCCCGAAGAAATTGTTCAATCGATGGCCGCGCAAAATCCCTGCCCCGAAGCCGGCAAATAA